From one Flavobacteriales bacterium genomic stretch:
- a CDS encoding type IX secretion system membrane protein PorP/SprF has product MRPALLLPFALLAMAVQGQQLAQYTQYVFNHFSVNPAVAGSKDCLDVRLGYRRQWVGFDGAPNTGWASLHASIQKKGAVKKNKHGVGFFAESDQAGNWGYTRLSLAYAYHIQMSRDYHVSMGFFGGAQQVKYDVGASTLVDYNDPALNSRANTLVAPEITPGLFLYNKKAWGGISIHQILANRINGIGTDSRLARQLMLSGGYKYRIGRNVSLAPSLLLKKSKAAPWALDINGMVEWNRKFGLGVGYRAGDAVTFNMKVSFAKIMQLGYSYDVTTSRLRFGSSNTHEIILAITPCSQESIGRRAINCPAFD; this is encoded by the coding sequence ATGAGGCCCGCGCTGCTCCTTCCCTTCGCGCTCTTGGCCATGGCCGTGCAGGGGCAGCAGCTCGCGCAGTACACGCAATACGTGTTCAACCACTTCAGCGTGAACCCGGCCGTGGCGGGCAGCAAGGACTGCCTCGATGTGCGCCTGGGCTACCGCCGCCAATGGGTGGGGTTCGATGGCGCCCCCAACACCGGCTGGGCCAGCTTGCATGCATCCATCCAGAAGAAGGGGGCGGTGAAGAAGAACAAGCATGGCGTGGGCTTCTTCGCCGAGAGCGATCAGGCCGGAAACTGGGGCTACACGCGGCTCTCGCTCGCCTATGCGTACCACATCCAGATGTCGCGAGACTACCACGTGAGCATGGGCTTCTTCGGCGGGGCGCAGCAAGTGAAGTACGACGTAGGTGCCAGCACCCTGGTCGACTACAACGACCCCGCGCTCAATAGCCGAGCAAACACGCTGGTGGCGCCGGAGATCACACCGGGCCTCTTCCTGTACAACAAGAAGGCCTGGGGCGGCATCAGCATCCACCAGATCCTCGCTAACCGCATCAACGGAATCGGCACCGATTCAAGGCTGGCCCGGCAGCTCATGCTCAGCGGCGGCTACAAGTACCGCATCGGGCGCAACGTATCGCTGGCGCCTAGCCTGCTGCTGAAGAAGAGCAAGGCCGCGCCTTGGGCGCTCGACATCAACGGCATGGTGGAGTGGAACCGCAAGTTCGGCCTCGGGGTAGGCTATCGCGCCGGTGACGCGGTCACCTTCAACATGAAGGTGAGCTTCGCCAAGATCATGCAGCTGGGCTACAGCTACGACGTGACCACCTCGCGCCTGCGCTTCGGCAGCTCCAACACGCACGAGATCATCCTCGCCATCACCCCGTGCAGCCAAGAGAGCATCGGCCGCCGAGCCATCAACTGCCCCGCCTTCGACTAG